In a single window of the Anaerocolumna cellulosilytica genome:
- the flgK gene encoding flagellar hook-associated protein FlgK has translation MPSTFFGLNIGLSGLYTYQAGLNTTAHNVANTETNGYTRQIVNQSADTPLRVNSSYGMAGTGVVVTGIEQARNKYYDLKYRANNTMYGEYDAKYYYMKEIENNFNDVAMEGFTTSFNSLYTSLQGLSTDSGSLTKRTEVVNYAKSLTEYFNNRSNSLKTIQEECNFEIKNQVDSINSLAQQISAVTKQINTLEAGGGIANDLRDKRELLLDDLSKIVNVSVSEHVVGNDVGVTSYVVKIDGQTLVNTDSYNTLKVVQRDVKQNQSDIDGLYDIQWGNGQNFNPQTTTIGGYLQSLFQVRDGNNKENFNGKVVDTTVGDNVLSIVNSNVNAMEKLNIPSEGILTIDNREYKYTSFEAVYDSATKTYQYNFTMENAITANMSGKSASIGDSVDYKGIPYYMSQVNELVRTFAKEFNNLHKQGEDLNGEKGIDFFNGTHPVTGENYTLDTIANGYYNITAGNFTITEAIYKDPNKIVTSSKTVTSGTPVEEGVEKNDILNKLLALKGNTSMFKQGTPASFFQTIVAEVGVDSKKSEDFATNQANILSMVKNQRLSVSGVDGEEEGMNMVMYQRAYNLSSKVISIMNEIYDKLINGTAV, from the coding sequence ATGCCATCAACATTTTTCGGTTTGAATATTGGTTTAAGCGGCTTATATACATACCAGGCGGGATTAAATACAACCGCACATAATGTAGCGAATACGGAAACAAATGGATATACAAGACAAATTGTCAACCAGTCAGCGGACACCCCACTTAGGGTTAACAGTTCCTATGGTATGGCAGGAACCGGTGTTGTAGTAACTGGTATTGAACAGGCAAGAAACAAATACTATGATTTAAAATATAGAGCTAATAACACTATGTATGGTGAATATGACGCTAAGTATTACTATATGAAGGAAATAGAAAACAATTTTAATGATGTAGCAATGGAAGGATTTACAACTTCATTTAATTCGTTATACACAAGTTTACAGGGATTATCTACGGATTCCGGAAGTCTTACAAAACGTACAGAAGTTGTTAATTATGCAAAAAGTTTGACAGAGTATTTTAACAATCGGTCAAATAGTCTCAAAACGATTCAGGAAGAATGTAATTTTGAAATAAAAAATCAGGTAGACTCCATCAATTCCTTGGCACAGCAGATTTCAGCAGTCACAAAGCAGATTAACACTTTGGAGGCCGGTGGCGGAATTGCTAATGATTTAAGGGATAAAAGAGAACTACTTTTAGATGATTTGTCAAAAATAGTGAATGTATCTGTGTCAGAACATGTAGTTGGAAATGATGTAGGCGTAACCAGCTATGTGGTAAAAATAGATGGGCAGACTTTGGTTAATACGGATTCCTATAATACATTAAAGGTAGTCCAAAGAGATGTGAAACAAAATCAGAGTGATATTGACGGATTATACGATATACAGTGGGGTAACGGACAAAATTTTAATCCTCAGACAACGACAATCGGCGGATATCTCCAGTCTTTGTTTCAGGTAAGAGATGGAAATAATAAAGAAAACTTTAATGGAAAAGTGGTAGATACAACGGTTGGTGATAATGTATTATCCATAGTAAACTCTAACGTAAACGCTATGGAAAAATTAAACATACCATCTGAAGGCATTCTTACAATTGACAACAGAGAATACAAATACACAAGCTTTGAAGCAGTGTATGATTCTGCAACAAAAACCTATCAATACAACTTTACTATGGAGAATGCTATCACTGCTAATATGAGCGGAAAATCTGCTTCCATAGGAGATAGTGTAGATTATAAAGGGATCCCTTATTATATGAGCCAGGTAAATGAGCTGGTAAGAACCTTTGCCAAAGAATTCAACAACTTACATAAACAAGGTGAGGATTTAAACGGAGAGAAAGGAATAGATTTCTTCAATGGAACGCATCCGGTAACCGGTGAGAACTATACGCTTGATACGATTGCCAATGGTTATTATAATATTACAGCAGGTAATTTTACAATTACAGAAGCTATCTATAAGGATCCGAATAAAATCGTTACTTCCTCTAAAACAGTAACAAGCGGTACGCCTGTAGAAGAAGGTGTGGAAAAAAATGATATATTAAATAAATTGCTTGCATTAAAAGGGAATACCTCTATGTTTAAGCAAGGAACACCGGCTTCCTTCTTTCAAACAATAGTAGCTGAGGTTGGTGTTGATTCAAAGAAATCAGAAGATTTTGCTACGAATCAGGCAAATATCTTATCTATGGTAAAGAATCAAAGATTATCCGTATCAGGAGTAGACGGTGAAGAAGAAGGTATGAATATGGTAATGTATCAAAGAGCTTATAATTTATCTTCAAAAGTTATCTCTATAATGAACGAAATCTACGATAAGCTAATCAATGGAACCGCCGTATAA
- the flgK gene encoding flagellar hook-associated protein FlgK, translated as MSSLYTGVSGLTTSQNALNTTAHNLTNINTKGYVRQQVVQADSTYFNWGVNHLTTFQTGIGVDIQTVRQVRDTFLDKSYRKEIGRQGFYEVQYEAVSEVESMLGELEGVAFQNALEELWESLQEVGKQPGAIESRADFIKNAQSFIERADIVYNQLNEYQVNLNTQITGKVNRINKIAEEIEKLNNDIRHYESTGIENANDLRDTRNSLIDELGKIINITYKEHMDGVVTVNAEGMPLVTESNVYKMGTAKISATSNLLKPVWTGYDNIDVYELEKPSTTKDDTDVGSLKGLLVARGDKQARYTDIPVRGNYATDKAYDDAVKNYNDTLNTSVIMTVQAQFDQLIHGVVTAINDILSPNVKVTLDDGSEIWILDEENAPIGMDEPDYTMGEALFNRKSVDRYSAPTTVNILNADGTTTSKSVRIYNEEDSSDVYTMFTIGEIEINSKISSNHSVLPLSSNNGSNEVDYRAAEALLGLWDNPFASVSPDTPVSNFKDYYVAFIGDLSIRGQQLESISVNQATMVDRIDSQRQQVIGVSSDEELTNLIKFQHAYNASSRFITVVDQMLEHILTRL; from the coding sequence ATGAGTAGTTTATATACAGGAGTTTCTGGCTTAACTACAAGTCAGAATGCTTTAAACACAACAGCACATAATTTAACTAATATAAACACCAAAGGTTATGTAAGGCAGCAGGTAGTGCAAGCCGATAGTACCTATTTTAACTGGGGAGTAAACCATCTAACTACTTTTCAGACGGGAATCGGTGTAGATATACAAACTGTACGTCAGGTAAGGGATACGTTCTTAGACAAATCATACCGCAAAGAAATCGGAAGGCAAGGCTTTTATGAGGTACAATATGAAGCAGTATCAGAAGTAGAAAGCATGCTGGGAGAACTAGAAGGGGTTGCATTTCAAAATGCTTTGGAAGAACTTTGGGAGTCTCTTCAGGAAGTCGGCAAGCAGCCGGGAGCAATTGAAAGTCGTGCCGATTTCATTAAAAACGCTCAAAGTTTTATAGAACGGGCAGATATAGTATATAACCAATTAAATGAATACCAGGTTAATTTAAATACCCAAATTACTGGTAAGGTAAACCGGATTAACAAAATTGCAGAAGAAATAGAAAAATTAAATAATGATATAAGACACTATGAGAGTACGGGTATAGAGAATGCCAATGACTTAAGAGATACCCGCAACTCTTTAATAGATGAACTTGGAAAGATAATTAATATAACATATAAAGAACATATGGATGGTGTTGTAACTGTTAATGCAGAAGGTATGCCTCTGGTAACAGAAAGTAACGTGTACAAAATGGGCACTGCAAAAATAAGTGCAACTTCTAATTTGTTAAAGCCTGTATGGACAGGCTATGACAATATCGATGTATATGAACTTGAAAAGCCGTCTACTACGAAGGATGATACCGATGTTGGTTCCTTGAAGGGGCTTTTGGTTGCAAGAGGTGATAAACAGGCTCGTTACACGGATATTCCGGTTCGCGGGAACTATGCAACAGATAAGGCATACGACGATGCAGTAAAAAATTACAATGATACATTAAATACCTCGGTAATTATGACAGTACAGGCACAATTTGATCAACTCATACATGGTGTTGTGACAGCTATCAACGATATCCTTTCACCCAATGTGAAAGTAACCTTGGATGATGGTTCTGAAATCTGGATATTAGATGAAGAAAATGCACCTATAGGAATGGATGAGCCGGATTACACTATGGGCGAAGCACTATTTAATCGCAAATCAGTAGACAGATACAGTGCGCCCACTACTGTGAACATTCTAAATGCAGATGGAACCACCACATCAAAGTCTGTACGTATATATAACGAAGAGGATTCATCAGATGTGTACACTATGTTTACCATTGGTGAAATTGAGATAAATTCGAAGATATCCAGTAACCATTCTGTTCTGCCGCTAAGTTCAAACAATGGCTCCAATGAAGTGGACTATAGAGCGGCAGAAGCACTGCTTGGATTGTGGGATAATCCTTTTGCCAGTGTATCACCAGATACTCCGGTAAGCAACTTTAAAGACTATTACGTGGCTTTCATAGGCGACTTGTCTATCAGGGGGCAGCAATTAGAGTCTATAAGTGTAAATCAGGCAACAATGGTAGACAGAATAGATAGCCAACGCCAACAGGTAATAGGTGTATCTTCTGATGAAGAGTTAACCAATCTGATAAAATTCCAGCACGCATATAATGCTTCTTCCCGGTTTATAACTGTGGTAGACCAGATGTTAGAACATATACTTACCAGATTATAA